From Blastocatellia bacterium, a single genomic window includes:
- the thiI gene encoding tRNA 4-thiouridine(8) synthase ThiI gives MRHAILVRYDEIGIKGKNRPDFVRRLVANIQRATGLSKEEIQVEWGRIYLHPSGDPQGVCERLSRVFGVKSFSVVLAVPHDLDCMREAAVELARRALARGARTFKIEARRSFKAFPLNSMEINRELGHAVSQALPELRVEVRAPEVVLEVEVRKEGVFLGSERIPGPGGLPVGVAGRALLLLSGGIDSPVAGWMLMKRGVAVDAVYFHSPPYVGEKAKEKVLELGRVLARWRAEALTIYVPHFTEIQVEVSRVTPPPLWTILFRRFMHRVAERIAQTYRYGALATGESLGQVASQTMKNLACVDAATRMLVLRPLVGWDKAEIVRLARQIGTYEISILPYEDCCILFAPRHPETHARLERVEAIEAPLDVPRLVKSALERMEIFSVTERDISVVPSPSA, from the coding sequence ATGAGGCACGCCATCCTCGTTCGCTACGACGAGATCGGCATCAAGGGGAAAAATCGCCCGGATTTCGTGCGTCGGCTGGTTGCGAACATCCAGCGGGCGACCGGTCTCTCGAAGGAGGAAATTCAGGTCGAGTGGGGACGAATCTATCTCCATCCTTCCGGGGATCCGCAGGGGGTGTGCGAACGTCTCTCGCGAGTTTTCGGGGTGAAGAGCTTCAGCGTGGTTCTCGCTGTGCCGCATGATCTGGACTGCATGCGAGAAGCTGCCGTCGAACTCGCCCGCCGCGCTCTGGCGCGCGGAGCGCGAACGTTCAAGATCGAAGCGCGTCGAAGCTTCAAGGCCTTCCCTCTGAACTCGATGGAGATTAACCGCGAATTGGGGCACGCGGTTTCACAAGCGCTCCCTGAGCTCCGCGTGGAGGTGAGAGCACCAGAGGTCGTTCTCGAAGTCGAGGTGCGAAAGGAAGGCGTCTTCCTCGGCTCTGAACGTATTCCCGGTCCTGGAGGGCTTCCCGTCGGTGTCGCCGGTCGCGCGCTCCTGTTGCTCTCAGGAGGCATTGATAGTCCCGTCGCCGGATGGATGCTCATGAAGCGCGGTGTGGCCGTAGACGCTGTGTACTTTCACAGCCCGCCGTATGTCGGTGAGAAAGCTAAGGAGAAGGTACTGGAGCTGGGACGCGTCCTCGCTCGCTGGCGCGCCGAAGCACTCACCATTTATGTGCCGCACTTCACGGAGATCCAGGTCGAGGTCTCGCGTGTCACTCCCCCACCGCTTTGGACGATCCTCTTTCGCCGGTTCATGCATCGCGTGGCCGAACGGATCGCACAGACATATAGGTATGGAGCCTTGGCCACGGGTGAGAGCCTCGGTCAGGTCGCCAGCCAAACGATGAAGAATCTGGCCTGCGTGGACGCCGCGACCCGCATGCTCGTTTTGCGACCGCTCGTCGGTTGGGACAAGGCGGAGATCGTGCGGCTGGCCCGTCAGATCGGGACGTACGAGATTTCCATCCTGCCCTACGAGGACTGTTGCATCCTCTTCGCCCCTCGCCATCCGGAGACGCATGCGCGTTTGGAGCGCGTGGAAGCGATCGAAGCGCCTCTGGATGTCCCTCGCTTGGTCAAAAGCGCCCTCGAGCGCATGGAGATCTTCTCGGTGACGGAGCGCGACATCTCCGTCGTCCCCTCTCCCTCGGCCTGA
- a CDS encoding amidohydrolase family protein: MRRTRAILMLLIVCSPMMTNGWAQSGPARLVVKAGALVDVRHGRVLANHAILIEGDRIKEVGPADAMLARVPKETPVLDLSRLTVLPGLIDAHVHLTANPEHAGYRALSVSVPREALHGAANAWRTLQAGFTTVRNLGASGYADVALRDAIAEGDVPGPRMLVSGPALGITGGHCDNNLLAPEFRYKAEAVADGPWAVRAKVREVIKYGADLIKVCATGGVLSKGDQPGTQQYTFEELQAIVEEAHKLGRKVAAHAHGAEGIKAAIRAGVDSIEHASFIDEEGLRLAKERGTYLVMDIYNHEFIIQHGERVGMLPEALEKERRVGPIQRENFARAVRAGVKIAFGTDAGVYPHGDNAKQFAYMVKYGMTPLDALRSATIWAAELLGWADRVGALEPGMFADLIAVEGNPLADITLLERVVFVMKGGVVVKNVAR; the protein is encoded by the coding sequence ATGAGACGAACGAGAGCCATTCTGATGCTCCTCATCGTCTGCTCCCCAATGATGACGAACGGATGGGCGCAATCCGGCCCCGCTCGTCTCGTCGTGAAGGCGGGTGCTCTGGTGGACGTCCGGCATGGGCGCGTGCTCGCGAATCACGCGATCCTCATCGAAGGGGATCGCATCAAGGAGGTGGGACCGGCCGACGCCATGCTGGCGCGTGTTCCGAAGGAGACTCCTGTGCTCGATCTCAGTCGTCTGACCGTCTTGCCAGGACTCATTGATGCGCACGTGCATTTGACGGCCAATCCGGAGCACGCGGGGTATCGCGCCTTGAGCGTCTCGGTGCCCCGAGAGGCGCTTCATGGAGCGGCCAATGCATGGCGCACGCTCCAAGCCGGATTCACGACCGTGCGAAATCTCGGAGCATCTGGCTACGCTGACGTCGCCCTACGAGATGCCATTGCGGAAGGCGATGTCCCTGGACCGCGCATGCTCGTCTCTGGTCCGGCGCTCGGCATCACTGGCGGCCATTGTGACAACAACCTGCTCGCTCCGGAATTTCGATATAAGGCCGAGGCCGTGGCCGATGGGCCCTGGGCCGTCCGCGCGAAAGTTCGCGAAGTGATCAAATATGGGGCAGACCTCATCAAGGTCTGTGCCACCGGCGGCGTCCTCTCTAAAGGCGACCAGCCGGGGACGCAACAGTACACTTTCGAAGAGCTTCAGGCCATCGTGGAAGAGGCACACAAGCTCGGACGAAAGGTCGCCGCGCACGCGCATGGAGCGGAGGGGATCAAAGCGGCGATCCGCGCCGGCGTCGACTCCATCGAACATGCGAGCTTCATTGACGAAGAGGGCCTCCGGCTGGCGAAGGAGCGAGGGACATATCTCGTCATGGACATCTACAACCACGAGTTCATCATCCAGCATGGGGAACGCGTGGGCATGCTTCCCGAAGCGTTGGAGAAGGAGCGACGCGTCGGTCCCATTCAACGGGAGAATTTCGCACGCGCCGTGCGCGCCGGTGTCAAGATCGCCTTCGGTACGGATGCCGGCGTCTATCCCCACGGTGATAACGCGAAACAATTCGCCTACATGGTCAAGTACGGGATGACGCCTCTTGATGCTCTCCGCTCGGCGACGATTTGGGCGGCCGAGCTGCTCGGATGGGCAGATCGCGTCGGCGCTCTCGAACCGGGGATGTTCGCCGACCTCATCGCCGTCGAGGGAAATCCGCTCGCGGACATCACGCTTCTGGAACGCGTCGTCTTCGTCATGAAGGGAGGAGTCGTCGTGAAGAACGTTGCGCGATGA
- a CDS encoding DUF3142 domain-containing protein: MDVRFGVRGFIACGLAIGSLSGCGPPEPERSRPLERAVWIEHAAWTATRDDERALRLIGPRRIFLKLGDLDAGDERLRWASEVRPKAPPLPSELICIIGGTTRFVERLSRLSETSLAEQMVTLLREAIERAKNVGVSCAGLHLDLPAGAPVEQYERVLARVRARLPRPLTLSATIPIAWERERVLSDLLRRLDFFVLRLTSEEVPKNLASLRAGVDVREISSWIRRFERWGVPFYVEGRAQGQCFLLDSEGKVIFALGAAHPLSLWRRFGLRLVESYPLGLAEVRMRVPTDFSGEYVVIMEARATSRVGEHVLRSGDRLACRLPTARAVRRQIEAIETVPGMWKRGYVLWYSEAALPLAQIALLVRGGAMEPKLQVQGEIRASSLVLRVENVGQQESALMPRAVEVRLRIEGAAVGRIERGDFTEVVREPDPDAGGLRLALYADGIGMGDVLRAAVKIAPRDTRVRLFAASRVRDPDDFITLSGPEVEVLSHSP; encoded by the coding sequence ATGGACGTGCGCTTCGGCGTTCGCGGGTTCATCGCTTGTGGGCTCGCTATTGGTTCGCTGAGCGGATGCGGCCCACCAGAACCCGAACGTTCGCGACCGCTGGAGCGCGCGGTGTGGATCGAACATGCGGCGTGGACGGCGACGAGGGATGATGAGCGAGCGCTCCGACTCATCGGGCCGCGAAGGATCTTCCTCAAGCTCGGCGATCTGGACGCCGGCGATGAGCGTCTGAGGTGGGCGTCGGAGGTGCGACCGAAGGCGCCGCCTCTACCGAGCGAGCTGATCTGTATTATCGGGGGAACGACGCGCTTCGTCGAGCGATTGTCTCGACTCTCTGAGACATCGCTCGCCGAACAGATGGTGACGCTTCTGCGCGAAGCTATCGAACGCGCCAAGAATGTCGGCGTCTCCTGCGCCGGTCTTCATCTGGACCTTCCCGCGGGCGCGCCGGTGGAGCAGTACGAGCGCGTGCTTGCGCGCGTGCGCGCACGATTGCCGCGTCCGCTGACGCTTTCGGCGACGATTCCGATCGCATGGGAGCGAGAGCGCGTCCTCTCGGATCTCCTTCGCCGACTCGACTTCTTCGTCCTCCGTCTGACGTCGGAGGAGGTTCCGAAGAATCTGGCATCGCTGCGCGCGGGCGTAGACGTTCGGGAGATCAGCTCTTGGATCCGTCGGTTCGAACGATGGGGCGTTCCTTTCTATGTCGAAGGGCGGGCTCAGGGGCAATGCTTTCTCCTCGATTCGGAGGGAAAGGTCATCTTCGCGTTGGGCGCCGCTCACCCGTTGAGTCTTTGGCGGCGGTTCGGCCTACGGCTCGTGGAGAGCTATCCTCTTGGGCTTGCCGAGGTGCGCATGCGCGTTCCAACGGATTTCTCCGGGGAATATGTCGTCATCATGGAAGCACGCGCGACGTCTCGTGTGGGAGAGCACGTTCTCCGTTCTGGAGATCGGCTCGCGTGTCGCTTGCCGACGGCACGCGCCGTGCGTCGTCAAATCGAGGCCATCGAGACGGTGCCGGGGATGTGGAAGCGCGGCTACGTGCTCTGGTATTCGGAAGCAGCACTCCCGTTGGCGCAGATCGCGCTCCTGGTGCGCGGCGGGGCCATGGAGCCGAAGTTGCAGGTGCAGGGAGAAATTCGAGCGTCTTCTCTTGTGCTTCGCGTTGAGAACGTGGGGCAGCAGGAGAGCGCCCTGATGCCGCGGGCCGTTGAGGTGCGGTTACGCATTGAGGGGGCGGCAGTGGGTCGGATCGAGCGAGGAGACTTCACTGAGGTCGTGCGCGAACCCGATCCCGATGCGGGAGGCCTCCGACTGGCGCTCTACGCTGACGGGATTGGAATGGGGGACGTCCTGCGCGCGGCCGTGAAAATCGCACCACGCGATACCCGCGTCCGCCTCTTCGCCGCATCTCGCGTGCGCGACCCAGATGACTTCATCACGCTTTCAGGACCGGAGGTGGAAGTTCTCTCGCACTCGCCGTGA
- a CDS encoding cytochrome b N-terminal domain-containing protein, which produces MDREKEGRSGVGVLERVREETEHLKVRLKEELEELKQDLKEPQRTQLWRSIFRVPHERTTPRNRAIAVLANVFLHLHPARINRDAVRYSYTWGMGGISFYLFIVLTFTGVLLMFYYHPTKVQAFRDILYLEHDVPFGRLLRNMHRWAAHLMVITVWLHMFRVVLTGSYKRPREFNWCVGVILLVLTLLLSFTGYLLPDDQLGFWAVTVGTNMARATPLIGHEGPFGPQLGMTPYNDVRFALLGGSIVDSNALLRAYIWHCIALPLMAAIFMGVHFWRVRKDGGISGPAPVMLESEMKPVRKV; this is translated from the coding sequence ATGGACCGCGAGAAGGAGGGACGAAGCGGCGTTGGGGTCCTGGAGCGCGTTCGCGAGGAGACCGAACACCTGAAGGTGCGGCTCAAGGAGGAGCTCGAGGAACTGAAACAAGACCTCAAGGAGCCGCAGCGCACGCAACTTTGGAGATCCATCTTTCGCGTCCCGCATGAACGCACCACACCGCGCAATCGCGCCATTGCCGTTTTGGCGAATGTCTTCCTGCACCTGCATCCGGCGCGGATCAATCGCGATGCTGTGCGCTACAGCTACACGTGGGGCATGGGCGGGATCTCCTTCTATCTCTTCATCGTCCTCACGTTCACGGGCGTCCTGCTCATGTTCTACTACCATCCGACCAAGGTGCAAGCGTTCCGGGACATCCTCTACTTGGAGCATGATGTGCCGTTCGGGCGACTGTTGCGCAATATGCACCGATGGGCGGCGCATCTGATGGTCATCACGGTGTGGCTTCATATGTTCCGCGTCGTGCTCACGGGATCGTACAAACGGCCGCGCGAGTTCAATTGGTGTGTGGGCGTGATCCTGCTGGTCCTGACGCTGCTACTGAGCTTCACGGGGTATCTCTTGCCGGACGATCAATTGGGATTTTGGGCGGTGACGGTTGGAACGAACATGGCGCGCGCGACGCCGCTCATCGGGCATGAGGGGCCGTTCGGACCGCAGCTGGGAATGACGCCCTACAACGACGTGCGCTTCGCGTTGCTCGGCGGTTCGATCGTGGACTCGAACGCGCTCTTGCGGGCGTACATTTGGCATTGCATCGCGCTGCCTCTCATGGCGGCCATCTTTATGGGCGTGCACTTCTGGCGCGTGCGGAAGGATGGAGGGATTTCCGGACCGGCTCCAGTGATGTTGGAATCGGAGATGAAGCCGGTGCGGAAGGTCTGA
- a CDS encoding FTR1 family protein produces MTQAFVIVLREGFEAFLIVAITLTYLRKTGRMGLIPAVYVGVGFSVLTSAILGYWLLQEVNQALWEGIFSVVAAVLVATLVIHMWRTAPRLKQIMHRQIDEIAARRTPRAAWLGMFAFTTVMITREGMETALMLMQVRGRYFWGALLGLGAAILMALLWARFGHLINLKLFFQVTSIFLLLFAGQILIYAFHELAEAGLWPNSEHLHEITEPYSPTGLYGRWFAFGIVLICAGWLAVAWGMDRLRRSGFNGRRLLRRNVFRDAS; encoded by the coding sequence ATGACGCAAGCCTTCGTCATCGTCTTGCGCGAGGGGTTCGAAGCGTTCTTGATCGTCGCCATCACGCTGACGTACTTGCGAAAGACGGGACGGATGGGATTGATTCCGGCGGTCTACGTCGGCGTAGGGTTCTCGGTTCTGACAAGTGCGATCCTCGGCTATTGGCTTTTGCAGGAGGTGAATCAGGCGCTCTGGGAGGGGATTTTCAGCGTGGTCGCCGCCGTGCTCGTGGCGACGTTGGTGATCCACATGTGGCGGACGGCGCCGCGATTGAAGCAGATCATGCATCGGCAGATTGATGAGATCGCGGCGCGACGTACGCCGCGCGCGGCGTGGCTGGGCATGTTCGCCTTCACCACGGTGATGATCACGCGCGAAGGGATGGAGACGGCGCTCATGCTCATGCAAGTTCGGGGACGGTATTTCTGGGGGGCTCTTCTGGGCTTAGGGGCAGCGATCCTCATGGCGCTGCTGTGGGCGCGGTTCGGGCACCTCATCAATCTGAAGCTCTTTTTCCAAGTCACGAGCATCTTTCTCCTCCTCTTCGCCGGGCAAATCCTCATCTATGCCTTCCACGAATTGGCTGAAGCGGGCCTGTGGCCAAACAGCGAGCATCTGCACGAGATCACCGAGCCGTATTCCCCGACGGGCCTTTACGGACGATGGTTCGCGTTCGGCATCGTGTTGATCTGCGCCGGATGGTTGGCCGTTGCTTGGGGCATGGATCGCCTGCGCCGATCGGGCTTCAACGGCAGGCGTCTCCTACGGAGGAACGTATTTCGGGATGCGAGCTGA
- a CDS encoding cytochrome C, translated as MDWYQLWQIISAPDNVPIIGLLVIVPFYTWYGLRQARANDRLIQELEANPELAKTHHRKTFPYRPGWPTEVHVWPYLLRIEFLAAIIVTALLMVWSLTLDAPLEEPANPNLTPNPSKAPWYFVGLQEMLVYFDPWFAGVVLPTLIIIGLMAFPYVDANPLGNGYYTWRQRTVAVGAFLIGFYLWIALIIVGALMRGPGWMLFWPGQTWDHTRLVYEVNRDLPDIFGITSPWGKGIFGFFAVAFFYLVTGFGIHKLVTRSPLNRKIYERTSLIQYLVFQFFAITILVGLPAKILLRLLFRIKYVWITPWFNI; from the coding sequence ATGGATTGGTATCAGCTCTGGCAGATCATTTCGGCACCCGACAATGTCCCCATCATCGGGTTGCTCGTCATCGTCCCATTCTACACCTGGTACGGATTGCGGCAAGCTCGGGCCAACGATCGGCTCATTCAAGAGCTGGAGGCGAATCCCGAACTGGCCAAGACGCATCATCGCAAAACATTCCCGTATCGGCCCGGCTGGCCGACAGAGGTGCATGTCTGGCCCTATCTTCTGCGCATTGAGTTCCTGGCGGCGATCATCGTGACGGCGCTGCTGATGGTATGGTCGCTCACGCTCGATGCGCCACTGGAGGAGCCGGCGAATCCGAATCTCACGCCGAATCCGTCCAAGGCGCCGTGGTATTTCGTGGGGTTGCAAGAGATGCTCGTTTACTTCGACCCCTGGTTCGCTGGCGTCGTGTTGCCAACGCTCATCATCATCGGACTCATGGCCTTTCCCTATGTGGACGCGAATCCGCTAGGGAACGGCTACTACACGTGGCGGCAACGGACGGTCGCCGTGGGAGCGTTCCTGATCGGCTTCTATCTCTGGATCGCGCTGATCATCGTGGGCGCACTGATGCGGGGACCTGGGTGGATGCTCTTTTGGCCGGGACAGACATGGGACCACACGCGCTTGGTCTATGAGGTGAATCGGGACTTGCCGGACATCTTCGGGATCACGAGCCCTTGGGGGAAGGGGATTTTCGGCTTCTTCGCCGTCGCGTTCTTTTATCTGGTCACTGGTTTCGGCATTCACAAATTGGTGACGCGCTCGCCGCTCAATCGCAAGATCTATGAGCGGACGAGCCTCATTCAGTATCTCGTCTTCCAGTTCTTCGCCATCACCATCCTGGTTGGCCTTCCGGCGAAGATCCTGCTGCGGCTTCTGTTCCGCATCAAGTATGTGTGGATCACGCCCTGGTTCAACATCTGA
- a CDS encoding tetratricopeptide repeat protein, with translation MRGGLIGMALLLTGGVGWASQQPTWPSDPLFREVQVETRVEEYPRRLRTLYRTAESLAELGDFEEALRYYDEALQLQRRHRDRRGMSVTLMAIGDTYLFRMGKPEQSLNAYAQALELKREVKDRKGEPEVLHQMAYAHYVMGQHEEAERLYRQVLDLARKVKNRRAEGNALNGLGNCLLARGQAPEALAMYEQALPVRKKAKDERGVANTTYNIGRAYMALGQAERAIEYFTKALALRRELLDVRAEAETHFDLARASAQVNRLEDAVRHFQEAAQLARRTRRPRLEVMALYAAGAIELNRERPEAAIALLRQALERARGNHDFRREHRLVLVSLGSAYFLAGKYTEAAHTYGEGVRAAHTEGDRFLLAELLFGLGQVQAAQANYRHALACYFHAQRLLPETNSPLAQAIERHVHKLREQLGDERFAEVEAEARAHSVNLLRELTGIELW, from the coding sequence GTGAGAGGTGGACTCATCGGGATGGCGCTTCTTCTCACGGGGGGCGTTGGATGGGCCTCTCAGCAGCCCACATGGCCCTCCGATCCTCTATTCCGCGAAGTGCAGGTGGAAACTCGCGTCGAGGAGTATCCGCGCCGATTGCGCACGCTCTATCGGACGGCGGAGAGCTTGGCCGAGCTTGGGGATTTCGAGGAGGCGTTGCGCTATTACGACGAGGCGCTGCAGCTTCAGCGTCGGCATCGGGATCGACGCGGGATGAGTGTCACGCTCATGGCCATTGGCGACACTTATCTCTTCCGCATGGGGAAGCCGGAACAGTCGCTCAACGCCTATGCGCAGGCGTTGGAGCTGAAGCGCGAGGTCAAGGATCGGAAGGGAGAGCCTGAGGTGTTGCATCAGATGGCATATGCTCATTACGTGATGGGGCAGCACGAAGAGGCGGAGCGGCTGTATCGTCAGGTCCTCGATCTGGCACGGAAAGTGAAGAATCGTCGTGCCGAAGGGAACGCATTGAATGGGTTGGGGAATTGTCTGCTGGCGCGAGGCCAAGCGCCGGAAGCGCTGGCCATGTATGAGCAGGCACTTCCGGTGAGGAAGAAAGCCAAGGACGAGCGCGGCGTTGCCAACACGACCTACAACATCGGCCGCGCGTATATGGCGCTCGGGCAGGCGGAGCGTGCGATCGAATACTTCACGAAGGCGCTCGCGCTGCGCCGTGAGCTACTCGATGTGCGAGCCGAGGCCGAAACGCATTTCGATCTGGCGCGCGCGTCGGCGCAGGTGAACCGTTTGGAGGACGCGGTGCGACACTTTCAGGAAGCGGCGCAGTTGGCCCGAAGAACACGGCGACCGCGTTTGGAAGTGATGGCTTTGTATGCCGCCGGGGCGATCGAGCTGAATCGCGAGCGGCCTGAAGCCGCGATCGCGCTCTTGCGACAAGCGCTCGAGCGCGCTCGCGGGAACCACGACTTTCGGCGGGAGCATCGGTTGGTCTTAGTGAGTCTCGGCTCCGCCTATTTCCTGGCTGGCAAATACACCGAGGCCGCGCACACCTACGGAGAGGGAGTGCGCGCGGCTCATACCGAAGGGGATCGCTTCTTGCTCGCCGAACTTCTGTTCGGATTGGGCCAGGTACAAGCGGCGCAAGCGAACTACCGCCATGCCTTGGCGTGTTATTTCCACGCGCAACGCCTGTTGCCGGAAACGAACTCTCCGTTGGCTCAAGCCATTGAACGCCATGTGCACAAACTGCGAGAGCAGCTCGGCGATGAGCGGTTTGCCGAGGTCGAGGCCGAGGCGCGCGCGCATTCAGTGAACCTTCTGCGCGAGTTGACCGGCATCGAGCTGTGGTGA
- a CDS encoding Rieske 2Fe-2S domain-containing protein — protein MKTSPPATVEREAPAVEAVESSSLTETVNKLRRRLVWTAVWGFLATNFLMFLRFFFPRALFEPSPVFRIGYPSDFSLGVDTRFQEQYRIWVVRTTDRLFVIYARCTHLGCTPMWSPTENKFKCPCHGSGFDMEGINFEGPAPRPMDRAKVELDAQGQIVVDVSRLYTSKEFNEPGAYIPV, from the coding sequence ATGAAGACATCGCCACCTGCTACCGTCGAGCGGGAAGCGCCGGCCGTGGAGGCGGTTGAGTCCTCGTCGCTCACGGAGACGGTCAATAAGCTGCGGCGTCGCCTCGTGTGGACCGCTGTTTGGGGATTTCTGGCCACCAATTTCCTCATGTTCCTGCGCTTTTTCTTCCCCAGGGCGCTCTTTGAGCCGAGCCCCGTCTTTCGGATTGGCTATCCTTCGGATTTCAGCTTGGGGGTGGACACGCGGTTCCAGGAGCAGTATCGCATTTGGGTGGTGCGCACGACGGATCGGCTCTTCGTGATCTACGCTCGATGCACGCATCTGGGCTGCACGCCCATGTGGAGCCCGACGGAGAACAAGTTCAAATGTCCCTGCCATGGCAGCGGCTTCGATATGGAAGGGATTAACTTCGAAGGACCGGCACCGCGCCCGATGGATCGCGCGAAGGTGGAGCTTGACGCCCAGGGGCAGATCGTCGTGGACGTGAGCCGGCTCTATACGTCCAAGGAGTTCAACGAGCCCGGCGCTTATATCCCCGTATGA